In Posidoniimonas corsicana, the genomic window GTCCAGGGCCGCCAGGTCACCGAGGCCTGTGCGCAGGCCGGCCTGCTGGCGCCGCAGGACATCGCGGTGCTCGGCGGCGAGCACGACGAGCTCAGCTCGCGGATCTCATCGCCGCCCCTGTCGGGCATCGACCAGAACCCGCTGGAGGTGGGATTCTGCGCCGCTGAGATGCTGGACGACATGCTCTCCGGCCGCGACCTGGTCGAGTTCAACCGCATGATCCCGCCCCGGCGGATCGTGACCCGCCACTCGACGGACAAGGTCGCCATGCAGGACGACCTGCTGGCGATGGCCGTCCGCTATATTCGGGACCACGCCGGCGAGAACTTCCGCATCGAAGACCTGCTGGCCGAGGTGCCCATCAGCCGCAGGGCGATGGAGATCGGCTTCCGCAAGCACCTGGGCCGCACCCCCCGCGAGGAGATCCGCCGCGCGCGGATCGAGCGGGCCGTCTGCCTGCTGTGCGACACCGACTGGCCGGTCACACGGATTGCGGCCGCCTGCGGCTTCGACCGGCCGGAGCTGCTGACGCGCGCGTTCCGCAAGGAACTGAAGACCACGCCGTCAGACTTCCGCAAGCGGGGCGCCCGACCGGCCTGATCGCGTCCGCCGCAGGCGGAGCTAGCGGGCGCACGAAACCTCTCTTTTCTTTCGATTTCCCCCCGCGCCTCGCGACGCGGGCGCCGCGTTGTGGACGGCGTTCCGCTGCCCACGTTAGAGAAATAATGGAGTCACCGCGGCGGCAAAGCGCTATAATCTCGTCGAACGCATGAAACCGATCCGCTCCGCGACGGTATTGCACAGCGCCTGATCCGCCGCCCTCCCCTCTCGCCCCACCAAGCCAGGTAGTTGAGGATGCCCCTCCAAGCTCTCCGTCTGCTGCTCTCGGTAGTCGTCTTCCTCTCTATTTTCACGCCAGCCGTCAAAGCGGCAGAAGGCGCGGCGGCTAGCGTTCTGGCCGGGGCCCGGTTGGACACCGAACTGTCCGACATCCACGGCAAGCCCCACACGCTGACGGAATTCGCCAGCAGCCGCCTGCTGGTGGTGGCGTTCCTGGGAACCGAGTGCCCGCTCGCCAAGCTGTACGGGCCCAGGCTGCAGGAGCTGGCGGACGAGTTTGAATCGCAGGGCGTGACGGTCATTGGCGTCGACGCCAACAGCCAGGACACGCTGGCCGACCTGACCGCCTACGCCCGCCGGCACAAGATCGAGTTCCCGCTGCTCAAGGACCTGACCGGCGACACGGCCGAGTCGCTCGGCGCCACGCGGACGCCCGAGGTGTTCGTGCTCGACGAGCAGCGCCGCGTCCGCTACCAGGGACGCGTCGATGATCAGTACGGCGTCGGCTATGCCCGCAGCAAGCCGGAGCGTCGGGACCTGCGGGACGCGATCGCCAGCCTGCTGACCGACGAGCCGGTCGCCGTGGCCAAGACCGAGGCCGTCGGCTGCCTGATCGGCCGCCGCCGCGACGCCGACGAAACCAGCCACGTCACCTTCAGCAACCAGGTGTCGCGCGTGCTGCAGACCCACTGCGTGGAGTGCCACCGGGAGGGCGAGATCGGCCCGTTCGCGCTGGAGAACTACGACCAGGCCTCGGGGTGGGCCGAGATGATTGAGGAAGTGGTCCGCACCCAGCGGATGCCGCCGTGGGACGCCCACTCCGACAACCTGGAGTTCGCCAACGCGCGGGTCATGCCAGAGTCGGACCGCCAGGTTCTGTACGACTGGGTCGCCGCCGGCGCCCCGCAGGGCGACCCAGCCATGCTGCCGCCGCCACGCGAGTTCGTCGAGGGCTGGCGGCTGCCCCGCGACCCGGACGTGGTGATCCCGATGAGCGACAAGCCGTTCCAGGTCCCCGCAGAGGGGGTTGTGGAATACCAGTACTTCGCGGTCGACCCCGGCTTCACCGAGGACAAGTGGATTGCCGCGTCGGACATCGTGCCGGGCAACCGCGGCGTGGTCCACCACGTGATCGCGTTCATCAGTCCCCCCGAGGGCGAGGGTCGCCGCGGGCTGGGCTGGCTGTCGGCCTACGTGCCGGGGCAGAGCTCGATGCTGCTGGCGGACGGCCGCGCACGGCTCATCCCAGCGGGGTCGAAGCTGATCTTCCAGATGCACTACACACCGACCGGCTCGCCCCAGGAAGACCTGACCCGCATCGGGCTGGTGTTCGCCGACCCAGATGCCGTGACCGAGGAGGTCGTGACGCTCGCCGCGCTCGAAGAAAAGTTCGAGATCCCGCCCGGCGCGAGGGACTACGTGGTGCAGACCACCAAGAAGCACTGGCCGGCGGGCGGCAAGCTGCTGGGAATGTCGCCGCACATGCACGTGCGCGGCAAGTCGTTCCGGTTCGACGCGGTGTGGCCCGACGGCCGCCGCGAGGTGCTGTTGGACATCCCCAACTACGACTTCAACTGGCAGAACGCGTATGCGCTGGCCGAACCGCTCGAACTCCCCCCCGGTTTCCAGCTCGAGTGCACAGCCCATTTCGACAACTCCAAGCACAACCTGGCCAACCCGGACCCGACCGCCGCGGTCCGCTGGGGCGACCAGACCTGGGAAGAGATGATGATCGGCTTCTTCGAGGTCGCCGTGCCGCGGGGCAGCTACCGCGCCCACCGCGCCGAAGCGCCCGCCGGCCCTACCGACGAGGACCGGGCCCGCGCCGAGCGGATCGCCAAATCGCTCTTCGAGCGGTTCGACGCCAACCTGGACGGCGTCATCGACCGCGACGAGCTCCCCTCCACGTTCCGCGTGTTCGCCTTTGGCCGCTACGACCGCGACAACGACCGCATCCTCACCAAGGACGAGGTGTACGAGTTCGCACTCCACTCAGATGGTGACGTGTAGGAAAACAACCCGCCTGCCGCAAGTCTAGTAGCCACCTCCCCCGCTCCGCCTCTCCGGACTTCCTCCTCTCCCCCGCTCGCATGACCTGGTTCGCCAACCTCTTCGCCCGCGCCCGCTGGCTGTTTGCTCTGTTCCTGGTGGTCGTGACCGGCCTGGCGATCGAGGGCTACCGCCCCAAGTCGGTCGACCGGTCGAACGTCCGCAGCCTGGCAGACCTCATCGAGGAAGCGCGCGACGAGGGCGATCAGCCGCGGGAGACCGACCTGCTGGATTCCGACGAGGTGACCGACGCCTTCAACCTCGGCCGCAGCGACGCCTTCCTGGTCGTGGAGTGCGACGACCTCTTCCGCCCCGAGTCTGCCCGCGCGCTGCGGGCAATGGTCGCCGCGGTCGAGGACCTGCCGATCGTCGACACCGTGTTCAGCCTGGACGACGTGCCGACGCTCAACGTGTTCGGCTTCGCCGAGCCGCTGCTCCCCGTCAACGAGGCCTCGCCCGAGAGCTTCCGGCAGTCCAAGGAGCGGGTGGTGAACCACGCCCTGGCCCGCGGCCAGCTGATCTCACCCGACGGCCGCACGCTGATGATGCCGATCGTGTACGACTGGCTGTTCCTCGAGGGCAACGAGGACCTCACCGAC contains:
- a CDS encoding redoxin domain-containing protein → MPLQALRLLLSVVVFLSIFTPAVKAAEGAAASVLAGARLDTELSDIHGKPHTLTEFASSRLLVVAFLGTECPLAKLYGPRLQELADEFESQGVTVIGVDANSQDTLADLTAYARRHKIEFPLLKDLTGDTAESLGATRTPEVFVLDEQRRVRYQGRVDDQYGVGYARSKPERRDLRDAIASLLTDEPVAVAKTEAVGCLIGRRRDADETSHVTFSNQVSRVLQTHCVECHREGEIGPFALENYDQASGWAEMIEEVVRTQRMPPWDAHSDNLEFANARVMPESDRQVLYDWVAAGAPQGDPAMLPPPREFVEGWRLPRDPDVVIPMSDKPFQVPAEGVVEYQYFAVDPGFTEDKWIAASDIVPGNRGVVHHVIAFISPPEGEGRRGLGWLSAYVPGQSSMLLADGRARLIPAGSKLIFQMHYTPTGSPQEDLTRIGLVFADPDAVTEEVVTLAALEEKFEIPPGARDYVVQTTKKHWPAGGKLLGMSPHMHVRGKSFRFDAVWPDGRREVLLDIPNYDFNWQNAYALAEPLELPPGFQLECTAHFDNSKHNLANPDPTAAVRWGDQTWEEMMIGFFEVAVPRGSYRAHRAEAPAGPTDEDRARAERIAKSLFERFDANLDGVIDRDELPSTFRVFAFGRYDRDNDRILTKDEVYEFALHSDGDV
- a CDS encoding AraC family transcriptional regulator; the protein is MDQARRIALLIDTATTWGQGLIEGIANYARDNARNWLFSIEPRGKYDRMMLAPTWRGHGVIARITHADLAEQLMSLRFPAVNVSWYSLAEGVIPRCTCDERAAARLAAEYFLGKGYRQFAYCGSTLRPNYHDRFGDEFRQTIAAEGYPCPAFQPEPKEFAALDSEEQLQQLSRWLSDLPHPTAVLAFDDVQGRQVTEACAQAGLLAPQDIAVLGGEHDELSSRISSPPLSGIDQNPLEVGFCAAEMLDDMLSGRDLVEFNRMIPPRRIVTRHSTDKVAMQDDLLAMAVRYIRDHAGENFRIEDLLAEVPISRRAMEIGFRKHLGRTPREEIRRARIERAVCLLCDTDWPVTRIAAACGFDRPELLTRAFRKELKTTPSDFRKRGARPA